The genomic DNA CGCCGAAAGGCTCATTCAAGAAGAAATAAGGATGAAAACAATAAGAACTTTTAACTTCATAGCTTTTATATGTTAGTGTTAAAAGTAGGCAAATATATCTTTTATTTTGATTGAAAAATAAAAATATGAAAAGGTTTAAAAGCTTGAATGAATGTTTGTTAACTAGATTTGTATAGGCGAAAAAAATTAAGTACCAATACTCAAAGGGGTATATCGGTACTTAATTGTCTGTATATATTCTTGATAAGATATTTATATCTTTTAGTGTTGAATACTCAGCCTTTTAGATTCAATACTTGTGGAAGATTCAATTTCTAAAATGTAAATTCCATTTTCAAATAGTGCCGTATTTAATTGCACCTGAGATTGGTCTGAAACATTTAGTGTGTATATTTTCTGTCCCATCAGGTTATATAAATTAATTCTATTTAAGCTTTCAGCAGAAGAAATTTGCACGAAGTCATTGGCAGGATTTGGAAATAACCGAACATTATCAGAAGACTTATTCTCCGTTATCCCAACTTCAGTTGTTAAAATAATATCATCAATATAAGCCGCAGCACCATCAGCTCCTATATAATGAAAAGCAAACTGAAAGCTATCTTCATCAGAATAGGCAGATATATCAATGAAAGCTTCATAATAAACCCAATTTTCAAATTCGCCCACCATGGTTTCGTCCCAAATTGGAGTCCAAGTAAGCCCCCCGTTGGTAGTTACTTCTACAATCAAGTCGTAATTATCATTAGGAGCCACAGAGTAGTTATAAGAAAGGGCCCACCAGAAGCTTAATTGTGGAAACCCAGTGTATGCTAAATTAAATACAGGAGAGATTAAATACTCATCTTGAGGGTTTACATTATACCCAATTCGAGCATGTCCTTCGCCCGAATGTGGTTCAATGAATCCAGCTGCGGGGGTATAGTACCAAGTATCTTCTTCGTTAGATTGCTGAACAGAGAAGCATCCCAGATTTCCATTTTCGAAGCCTTCTTCCCAATCAATTGGTATAATGACATCACAATCTGTTGAAAATGAAAGTGGGCCTTCCCAATCTGACTCATTTTCACCACAATTGGCTTTAACATAAACATCATAGCTAGTATTGGCTTCTAGATCCATTATTTCATAGGGATGAGAATCGGTACTTAAGCTTGTTCCTTCTCCTAAGTTAAATCCAGATTCACCATACTCAATAAACCAAGACTCCTCTATTCCACCATTGGTCCAATCGATAGTGGCTGAGTTTCCGTCAGTATATACTAAACTCAAGTCATTTGGTTTAATACAATCAGGAGCTTCATCGATGATAAAAGCATCCACATAGGTGTTTTTAAAACCAAAATCACTGACAGCTGTAATTTGAATTTTGACCACGTCAGGATCTAAAACTTTATGGTATTCAACAAAATTATCGCCACTGCCAGTTGCTTCTATCACATCAATTTCAACAAATATCACTCCATCAATGGATGTTGAAATCTTCAATAGTGAAGGTTCTAATGGGGCGTCATTATTCCACCATTGGAATGTTAGATATGGAGTTATCAGAGAGCTTAAATCGAAGCTAG from Lentimicrobium sp. L6 includes the following:
- a CDS encoding T9SS type A sorting domain-containing protein, translating into MIKTYRLHIILLLMIFVSSFTASGQIINESFETWPPADWTISPNSGTGAWVQNNGIYNTDDGNAGPGFVFDGEQAAMFSNYDFIPNIEGSITTPSFDLSSLITPYLTFQWWNNDAPLEPSLLKISTSIDGVIFVEIDVIEATGSGDNFVEYHKVLDPDVVKIQITAVSDFGFKNTYVDAFIIDEAPDCIKPNDLSLVYTDGNSATIDWTNGGIEESWFIEYGESGFNLGEGTSLSTDSHPYEIMDLEANTSYDVYVKANCGENESDWEGPLSFSTDCDVIIPIDWEEGFENGNLGCFSVQQSNEEDTWYYTPAAGFIEPHSGEGHARIGYNVNPQDEYLISPVFNLAYTGFPQLSFWWALSYNYSVAPNDNYDLIVEVTTNGGLTWTPIWDETMVGEFENWVYYEAFIDISAYSDEDSFQFAFHYIGADGAAAYIDDIILTTEVGITENKSSDNVRLFPNPANDFVQISSAESLNRINLYNLMGQKIYTLNVSDQSQVQLNTALFENGIYILEIESSTSIESKRLSIQH